Below is a window of Pirellulales bacterium DNA.
GGCATGCCGTTTGGCTAGTTCGTTCGCCACGGCAAACCCGACGTTATGCCGCGTGTCGTCGTACTTGCGTCCCGGATTGCCCAAACCTGCGACGAGCTTCATGGTGGCGGCCCGCAGGCGAGTCTGCACCAAGTCGAGACCGGCCGGCCGCGCCGCGGGCAGGCAGTGGTTCGACCCCAACTGCCACGACCCAGCCCAACTGGGCGGGGCCCAGCTCGATTGGGCTAATCCCGTCTACTCCTCGCCTTCCTCTCCCTCGTCTTCGGCCTTGCGTCCGATCAGTTCGGGCTCGGCCCCTTCGGCCGGCGCCTCGCTCTCGACGACCGCCTTCGGCTCGTGGCACTCGGCGACGACGGTGTCGTCTTCGGCGAGCACCTTGACGTTGGCCGGCAGCGACAGGTCTTTGATCGTCAACGATTGGTTGAGACCGAGATGATTCACGCTCAAGTACAGTTTGTCGGGAATCGCCGCCGCCAGGCATTCGATCTCGACTTCGTGCAGCTGGTGCGAAACGACGCCGCCGTCCTTCAAGCCGGGGGCCTCGCCGCGCAGCTCGATCGCCACGGTGACCTCGATGCGTTCGTCCTCCGACACGCGGGCAAAGTCGACATGCAAGACGTCGACGCCGAACGTATCGAATTGCAATTCGCGAATCAGGGCCTTTTCGGCGACCGCGCCCTGCAGCTCAACCAGGCGGCTGCCGTGACGGATCGCCGCGGCCAATTGTTCGGTCGGCACGGCCAGCGAAACGGTCTCGCCGCCGTGGCCGTACAGCACCGCGGGAATGCTGCCGCCGGTGCGCATCCGCCGCGTGCGGCGCTTGCCAAAACTTTCGCGCTTCTTGACGTTCAATACTTCAGCCATATGGCGCCTCGCGAGGCAATCCTTGTCTGCTGGTGTGCTCAGTCGAACGGTAAGCTCAGTCGAACGGTGTGCTCGGGGGGCCCATGCTCGGGAGGGCCCATATTCAGGAGGATCCTGCGGCGAGCGGCGCACAGACCGGCCGCGCTCGACCCCGGCCGCTGGCCAGGGGCTGCAAACCCCAGCGGTAGCAAACTCCTGCCCCCTAAGGGCGAAGTCTGCTAGACCTCCAGAATCCAGCCATTGTGCCGAAAACCGACGCCATTTCAAGCCCTGTGGGCCCTGGCCACCGGCCTCCCACGGCGGTCCAAATCGACCTGTGGGCAACCGGCCGAAAAAATCGGCAAAGCCTTACAGCTCGGGCGGTTTCGCAGGGTCCCGCGACCGGCGAACCCACGGGCACCAGGCCGCCTCGAAGAGTGCTGCCGTCG
It encodes the following:
- a CDS encoding 50S ribosomal protein L25, whose protein sequence is MAEVLNVKKRESFGKRRTRRMRTGGSIPAVLYGHGGETVSLAVPTEQLAAAIRHGSRLVELQGAVAEKALIRELQFDTFGVDVLHVDFARVSEDERIEVTVAIELRGEAPGLKDGGVVSHQLHEVEIECLAAAIPDKLYLSVNHLGLNQSLTIKDLSLPANVKVLAEDDTVVAECHEPKAVVESEAPAEGAEPELIGRKAEDEGEEGEE